The genomic window AATTCTTCACGTTGTTGTCCTAAATTCCACCCGCGTGTCAGCTGAAGTTTAATTCAGATAATGTTTAAACTCGTGGGACGCTGGTGACGCCCTCTAGGTGCGCACGGAAACATGAGGCGGTAGGGAAGGGTTTTCCCGATGCCACCGCCGGGGACAGGCCATTGCCGATgccggggctggagcaggaggcagtCGCTGGCCGAGCTTGAGGCCGGGCTGGGACAGCGCAGCGCTTGCTCCTGCCGGGAAACCGAAATAGAAAGCGGCTCCGGGCCGGCCCGGTCCCCCGCCCTCGGAGGGGCGGGCGGTGCTACCTGCGCTCCTGCCCGCCCCCGGAGCTGCCGCGGCACCGGCGGAGCGGCGCGGGCTGCGGGCAGACGGGCGGCGCGGCCCTCCCGGAGCGCCGGGGTGAGCGGGGACGAGGCCGGCAGGGCAAGGGGAGCCCTGGCGGGATGGAGCGGagcgggacgggacgggacgggacgggacgggacgggacggggctGCGCTGCCGGGTTCGGGCTCCCTCCCGGCTGCCCTCGGCCTCCCGAGCCGCGTCGTGTGCCGGGGGAGCCGGCGGGGCTGCGGCACCTGCGCTGTCcccgggggctgcagggcaggaaggggctggggctgggctctgctgctgctgctgctgccagcgcTGGGAGAGTCGCGGGTTTTCTTATTCCAAATGAATATGTGAAATGTTGTTGAAATTGAAATTGTTGATATTTCTTGTTCCTTAACAGCAGAAGTTTCTTTTCAGAGGGATTGTGTTTTTCAAGTTCTGTCGATAAGTTTTCTTAAAAGTAAATAAGGACTTTTTTCATTTCTAGTGGGCAGTCACTTGTCACTTAGACCAGAAAATTATTCTCTAAAAGCAGCACAAGAGATCTTTATTATGAGTGTATGATTGTGTTGAGCCAGTCTATGCAGTTAGTGATTAACTTTTTGGGGGAGGCAAGGggtgttgaggtttttttgtctgtgtggtcttggtttttaaattttatttttattgtagattttgttccattttttccATCATTGACCTTTGACACACAAATAGTCTCACAGGGGCTCAGAAGTCTGCTATCCAGTTACTCTTATTTAATATGATGGATATGAGAGTGGTCTCTGGCAGCACACTTCCTAGGCAAAAGGGGTTGAAAAGCTACGCAGAGGATAGAGAAATAAACCTTTGACTTACAAATTACTCATGTGATGATGTTGAAATATTGGCAAAACTGGAGAAAGAGTCTTGTGCTTTAGCAACTGACTTAAGTGCTTGCatgcagttttatttttccactgCAGGTAAACCCATTTTTTTAGCTGAGAAGCTAAGTAAAGCATACATAGTGATGTCATTTCTTCATTAATCTAGATTATATAGGATGATTTAGAATACTACATGAGTGCCCACCACTGATACTAGTACAGGATTTTAGAGATAAATAGGTGGAGTGAATTCCCCATTGGAAAATggacctttttttttgtctgtaggGAAAATATAGTACTAAATTGCTGCATAATTTATAAAATCAGCTTTTATAGTCTAAACACTGCTTTTATTGTGTAAACAGTTAGTGATTAGAATTTGCTAGAtatagggaaaaataaaatcatttaggttggaaagatCTGTAAAattatcaagtccaacccagcACTGtcaagcccaccactaaacaGAGTCATGTCTACATAGATGTCTTTTAAATCTCCCCTGGGATgctgactccaccacttccccgggcagcctgttccagggtttgacaactctttcagtgaagaaatttttcctagtATCCAACCTCTCCTAGCACaacttgaagccatttcctcttgttcctTCATTTGTTATTTGAGATAACAGACCAGCTCCCACCTCACTACCTcttcctttcaggtagttgtaaaGGTGAAGGGTTTGAAGCTTTTCTCAAGCAGTAAAAGAACTGAGAAAATGCAGGTTATAGTCACTTCTTCATGTTATTCAGAACTTTTTGAGTAATCATGAAACTGCCAAGAGTATTATTAGTATTGTGTTCCAGTTTGGGAACATTTTGAGGAATGAAGCAGAGCTGGCACTTCCAGAAAGCTACATTTGGTCTAATCTGTATAGATGCTTTGTGCATGAAAATGCTGTCAGAGGGTAAATTAGTTTAACTGTGGCACATATTTGTCTTTATCCACAAAAGACCACAGCATCTAGAGGCTCatgtttttcttcagaaagtCCCTCAGGACTAGTTTGTAACTTTACCTCACTTTACACATGAGGTCTCTTGGTTCCTTTTATGACAGCactgtttcttttcatttgaaCCCCACTaattcagcattaaaaaaaacccaaaaaaacaaaaaaaacaaaccaggcaAAAAAAAGAACCCTAAAAACCAACAAATCAGTGAATAGAAGTCTTGCTCTGGGGAAAAATAGAAATCTCATTTCTATTGAAAAATAACCTCATTCAGGCTTTGTTAACAGCCTATAGCTTGGTCATGGAGCAAATTGAGGTGATAGGGGCTAGAAAACACCCTCAgcatcttttcctttttgtgatCTCTCTGAGCACCCAGGATATGAAGCCTGGGGCCTCCCCAATCAAGTAGTGCTAGTGACCACAAAGTTTCCAACCTGGCTGCCCTAGTGCTGGGGGTGTGGGTTGATCAGGGCTGGGTGAACTGGTGCAGAGGGCTGGTGAAAGTCACTGTGCCCATCTTGGGGAATGGGGGCTGGCAGAGCACTGCTCTGCCACCGTCACTCTCAGGGTTTGGGTCTGAGTTTCTAAAGGAACAGGCAGTCCGTTTCCCTTTTCTGATGCTGCATCTGCTGTCCTGTCCTGCCTTTTGAATTCTCAAATTCATGTGGTCTGACTTCTTTGCCAACTCAGACACGTCATTTTACTTGGTTTTCTTCACATTAGAGCTGACGTAAATACTCTAACCCATGAGAAATATGTGCCACAAAGCTTCTGCGTCCTTGTGGTGGGGGTAAGAAAGATAGTGATCATAATCAGAAACTGTACCTGGGTAAACACATTGCTCCATGGCCTCAGGGGACCGAGTCTGCTGCTTGTCCTTGAGATAAGGTTTTGTTtgatgtttttcattttttccttttttttttcaaagtgtcTTTTTGCCTAGTTGTTATCTTTTGCCCAAAATAGATGGTGCAGTGGATTACGAAAAAGGGAAGTGAGAGCTCTCTAAAGAAGGCATGCTGTAGTCAGTTCTGCTAAAGGAAAAGCAGGTCCTACTCTTTGCTTAAGCAAGCATGAGACAGAGAGGCTAAAACTCAGGACCTAACCATGGAAAAACTATTTTTCACTACTACTTGGAAATCTGGATGATACAGTAGCTTGATTCTTTCTTGAGTTGTCAttgttttctgcagaaaaatccCCTGTTATCTCAGCCTTGTGATTACTAGCTCTTCTTTCCGTGAAGCAAATGATCTATATGAGTACAAACCAGTCCTTCTGCTTGAGCTGGTATGCAATGGctttatttgttttgctttttttaatagACTGCCACAGAACACTGTGAAATTATCATCAGTGGTAAATACGGGTTCAGAAAAACGTGATGACTTCAGGGATTCTATTGAGACGTTTTTAAATGGTTTTGAGTGATGTAATCAGGTTAAATACAAGGTAAGTGCTCTTGATATTTATGAGTTGGAAACTATTTGTGTCAGTATTTTAATGACTGACCATGCATACGTTTTAAACTTGAATATGTAACTCTCTGGAATAGAAAGGGACTTTTTGGGAAGTTGAACCCAGCTTGCTGTAAATCCATACCAGCAAAATAGTTGCAATAGTAACCTAAAAAGTTATTGTTAGGATTAGTGGGAACAGAACAAAGTGTTGGAAACCACTTCTAAAGCTCATTGCTTTTATGATAGCTCAGTTTCTGACTTTCTTTTGAAAGTCAGGGTGAAAATTTCAGTTCAAGTCTAGTTCTGACAAGTTAATTGCAAAAAAAATATGGATCTTGTATCTCAGGTGGTGACAGTTGTGCACTGTACAATAATACTAACAGATGCCTATTACTAATGGAATGACCTTCTTTGTgacctttccttctttctggaTACATCACATAAATTGTCAATACAAACTTAGACATAACTAAATGAGAATGTTAATATCTCTCTTTGTCATTCTTTTCTAAACAATGAATTCCTTTGTTTGTATTGAGGGTGCTCCTTCATTTTTGCATATCTATCACAGTGGTTTATTCTTACTGAACCTGTTCCTCTTAGGGAAAGCTTTATCATAAAAAATTCTGGGAGTGAGTGACAGGGGAGGTTAACTAGTAACTTCTAAATAAATTTGACTAGCAAATACATCTCTGTTTTGTCTTCACCCAGGATCCTAATTATGATTTTCTTCATAATacaaattattaatattaaatctgtATAATGATGAGCTGCTGGTCACTTCTGATAACTCCTTTTCATTCTTACTTTGCTAAAATAAATTTAGGTGAAAAGTGTTTTcaagtttgtttcttttttttccaggagtGATTTTGCAAAGTGGACAGTAATGGAGTATATGAGCACGGGTAGTGATAGCAAAGAGGAGATTGACTTGTTGCTAGCTGATCTAAATATGTCTGAGGTGATAGCCATCATGGAAAACCATTATCCAGGTGAAGACATTGCAGTCTATGAAGACAGCTTAATTACCATGTGTGAAGAGGCAAATCAAAATGATGAACGTGCAGAATCATTACTGTTTTGTGAAGGGGAGGTCTCTTTGATGTCCTCTGTCAAATACGGGACTGTGGAAGACCTGCTTGCTTTTGCCAATCAGGTGTCTAACACTGCAAAGCAATTTAAAGGATGCAGACAACAGGAATCTGGAATCCTCTTGAATATGGTATGTacatctgttttccttttacttGGCATTTCATAGACTGTAGGAATTAGAAGTTTTTAATGATTCTAAATAAAGCTCAGCTCCAGGTGCAACCCTGGGACTGGAAGGGTCTCTGAGCGTATCAAGTCTAGCCCCTGCAGTCTTGGGCAGCTATGGAGTCTGTTGTTCAGAAGGATCCACTCTGTTATCTCCTAGTATCCCTGGAGGTCAGAAAACATTTCCCAGTGTTGAATACAAACTTGAGACAAGCagtaaaaaagcaaaatctaCAGCTCATTTTGTTCTTTCAGTACTTAAATGGGGCTTATAAAATCCATAACTTGTGCAAAAAAGAGGGAGAGTGACTTTTAAAAAGTGTGTGTAGTGATTAGATAAGGAGGAatgattttaaactaaaagTGTAGAGATTTCTTTACTCTGAGGGTGGCAAGGCTCTGGAACAGACTGTTCAGAGAAATTGTGgataccccatccctggaagtgttcaaggcaaggctggatggggccctgagcaacctgacctCATGGGTGACATCTCTTCCCATAGTAGGGGAGTTACagctagatgatctttaagatcccttccaaccaaagccTACCTATGATTCTATGGACTATTATGGTTTACAGGTCTGGGAGACAGTAAGAGTCTTCTAATGCCTTATATTCATGCAGTAAAATGTTCATTATGCAAACTCCCAAAAATAAAGATCAAGGATCTGACAATATAGTTCCTAAATTTACTCTATCTGCACAAAATGTCAATAGTAGTAATGTAAGGAGAAAAAGCATGTACTATCAAGTGTGATTTTAAGAGTCAAAATATTATGTAATATCTCACACTGCTAAATTCAAGTACATAGATGTGTTGTTTTGagatgttatttttttccctaaaattgTTTGTGTTCTACAAGCATTTCTGGATATTCGTGTCATTAAACTTTTGTTTAAGATCAGTTGCTCTGGAAACAATCAATGTAGCAATGGAATTCTGTTCATGCATGTTAGTGTTGCTGCTGTATTTTCCTAAGATACTCTACATCTATCTTCTTAAATATCCTGCAtatcatatattttatatgttaACACTGGTTGCTTGAGGCTTACTGGTTACTTAGGTGCAAAATACCACAGGGTATTGCTTTATTCTGATTTGGAGGGAGCGTTGCAGTATTGCAAAACAATCACTTTTCAACTCTGTAACATTGAAATGACACTTGGTAATATTAAATGCTTCCTATGCTTAGGGTAGACACTGTTCTACATACTGTGGTTGTTTTGCTTGCATTGTTTCTACAGATGCATACAATTGGTATGAACCCAGTACTATTAGGTGCACGTGATCCCATTATGCAACTGAGGGTTGGAGGCAGGGTATTACCTGTACATGCATTTCAGCAGGGGCACTGCTCTGGAAATTCCTACAGCATTTTGGTTGGGGTCAGGAGTGTTTCTGATTGCCTGGTGATCCTCACTGGCTGCACCATGGCTGTCTTGAAGTGCACAAGCTGGATTTCTTCTAGTTAGAACTGAGCTGAAAGATGCGTTGCAGCCACAGACAAATGTTCACAGGGTCAGGCTAGGAACTAGTCCTAAAAGCCTCCTGAAAACATGAGTAGTGTGGTGGTTCTCACTGTCTTGCTCTCCAGATCAGCTCTGCTCGGCGTCTCTTCCTTTCCAGGATAAGGTGTAACCCATATGGATTAGTCTCAACCCTTTGAAGTGCAGAAGTAGGCAAGCAAGATGCTAGACATGTACAGATTGCCTTACCCTGGCTCTAATAATTAGAGGGAAGGTTTGTTCTCTCTATCCTAAGCAGAATACTTTTTATTGAAGGACAGCCCCCCATGCCCCCTTGGTCAAAGGTTAAGAACTTATCCTCCCCAGATTTAGGAACTTAgaagaattaatttatttcatgtAGCACAAATCACAAATGACAATTTTAGCAGTCAATAAGGTACTTTCCTTATTGAAAAGCATGCAGGTAGATTAAGAGTGAAAGATAATATGTTATACCTTAAATAGAAATCTAAAACAAATAATCTTCCTGATATGCTGTTATCTTAAAAAGAGCAGCTGAAGAGCTGAGTATTGGAGGCCGTGTGACAGACATGAAATGATAAATATCCTTGATGTGATTTTACATCTCTTCAAGAATCTTAATAAAGTAGCATTAAGGAGATTAATGGTATTCCAGATACTGGCTGAAATAATTACAAGCATATTCATAggaaataatattaattttgtaGCTGAGAGACTGAAGAAGCAGCATGAGGGATCAAGCAGTACTCACATGGCTGTAGTTGGGCGTTTGGACTCTCTCTGTCACGTGCAGAGGGAGGGAACTGTTTGGGAAAAAGATTTAGAGCAAGATACTGACCTAGGTGCCCTGAATCCCCTCCTTGCCTAGCTGGTGATACACAAGATGCAAAGCTCCCAACATTACCCACCTAAAGGAGGCAATGTTACTCCCACTCTTCTTTTTCAAACTATGGTATAAAACTAGAGGAAAGTGGCTGGTAAAATCAAGGCAGACTTCTTTGACCTTTTACTAAGCAGCAGAAACTCCAGCATAAGATGGGAAATTAAACTCCTAGCAGTACATGTGATATTAGGAAATGCTGAAACTCTGGCTCACATTGTATAAGATAACCTATGAGTAACAGGTATGTGGCATAACAAGTTAACAGATTACAGGAAGGACAAACATGTGCAGGTAAATCTAATAACAAGAGGTGGGTAATTTCATTAACCcagctgctgttgttgttgtttcaaGACAATTAATTGCAACTTACACTTCATAAGTTAGTCACTGGAGAGAAACGTGGATGCCTGGGCTGTGAATGAATGCCACGCCTCACATGCTGTTCCCATTTAGTGTTACTAAATAAAGACTGCTAAGCAGATCATGTGCATCATACACATAAGTGATATGGGGTTTTTCCcactatatatataaaattaattcGATTTGTAGTGGTTTTAACTtcactgtggtttttttgttatttatttaactTCCCAGATCACACCCAAGAACGGGCGCTATCAAATTGACTCAGATGTGCTCCTGTTTCCATGGAAGTTGACTTACAGGAATATTGGTTCTGACTTTATTCCTCGGGGAGCTTTTGGGAAAGTGTACTTAGCCCAAGACAGAGAAACCAAGAAACGAATGGCATGCAAATTGGTATGTTAGCTCAGTGGTTTTATCTCTGAGCAAATATTGTATAACATACTACTTATGgtctatttttaaatatgtctGCATCAAATTCCACTGTTGGCTGATGATCATCTTGGTTTTGTTGGCCTAAACAAGGTGGGGAAAATGTACACTTCTGTTCGCTTGTTTAAAAAGCTGCAAATGTTTCAGCATTTTGGAAATATCTAGAAGTGTGGGGAACTGGCACATGGCCTGTTGTGTAGAGTGGATTTTCTACTTGTCCTGCTGGTATGAAATATCAGAATGagatcctgtccctgctgaagGGGGTAGCaaaaccctgctgctgcagaagtttTAGGCTCTTATCCTTTAACTGAGGTGCTTAGACTTTAGTTTTCTTTACTCCAGTGCCATTAAATTCCCTGAGAACTCAGTATGTGCAACTCTTACTGTGTTTTGGGCACTGACAGGGTTAAGGTTGTGAGATGCCTCAAAAGAACTGCTGAGCACTGTCCTACTTTTATGCAAGCCAACATTTTCTTTCAGCTGTGTCTTTTAACATACTATTTGGAATTGAGCAGTAAATATTCAGGGCCAGTAAAAGCTCAGCTGGGACACTGCTCTATATCCCCCTGCTCATGAATAAGTACCTGTATTAATTCTGTGTGTCTAAGAGTTGGGCAGGCAGCTGTGTgtccttcccctgcagcctgtgtgtccATGTGGGGACAGATTGTTAGCTGCTCCTGCATAGCCCACAGCAGAATTAAAGTATCctaatatttctgaaaatacaAACAGTATTTCTCCTTGAAATAAATGAGCCTCTTATTTGGTTCACAGACACAAGTCCAAGGGAAGAAAACTAAACAGAGCAGTAGTAGCTTTTCTGTGTGTAAGCAAACACTGCTTTTATTGTCTCAGCAATCTGCTGCCAgtactttttaaagaaatatcgTGCTGCTGGCACTCCCTTCAAAGCAGCTTTCATTTCTTGTAAGCCATAAACCAGTGCTGATAAGGAGGTCAGTAATGGGCCTGAGCGCTGCAAGCACTGATCCACCTGTCAGGTGGGTGTGTAGTTCTGGTAGTGCAGATGAGTGCACAAAGCTAATGGAAAAAGCAGTGGGAATTTTATCTCCTTCACCAGGAAGTTTGCATAAAGCTTTTGCGTAATCACTGGATTTTGACGGGAATAACTCTTGCTACACTGCTTTTTCTGGAAGATTGCACTTTTTATTTGGGCATGACTCCAAAATGTCTCTCAACTTTTACCAGGATTTCTCTCAGCTGCAAAGGAAGAAAAGTCACAGGAGCAAAGTAAAGCTCAGTATTTTAACAAGTGGATACAAGTGCTAtacttccttcttttctgttaaTCTATAGGATAATTAGGGCCCACATGGATAGCTTGTTTTTGTTATGGATAACTGTGGTTTTGTTCCAATGTCCTAGGTCCCAGTGGAGCAGTTCAAACCATCAGATGTTGAAATACAGGCATGTTTCCGTCATGAAAACATTGCTGAATTATACGGCGCTATTTTGTGGGATGAGACAATCCATCTCTTCatggaagctggagagggaggaTCTGTCATGGAAAAGCTGGAGAGCTGTGGGCCTATGAGAGAGTTTGAAATAATTTGGGTGACAAAGCATATTCTGAAAGGACTTGACTTTCTCCACTCTAAGAGGATTATCCACCATGATATCAAACGTACGTCTGTGGGGTTCCTTGGGCTGCTTTCTGgtcctggctgggctgaggTCCTGGTAGAGTCCCTGGGACTGAGCTGGGGCACACAGCCTTACATCTCTGAGTGAGAGGGATGGATAATGCCTAACAAATGGCAAGGTCAGGTTCTGGAGGTAATAGTTACTGACACTATTTATTAATTCACTCCAGCAGAGAGGGTAATTAGAAAGTCATAGATCCTATGCCATTGATGAGGAActcaatttaaataaaaacctaAAGAGTGAAGTTATCAGTCTGTGTTCAGCTGGAAGTTTCCTGCTCTTAATATAAATTCATCCTGAATGTTTCCATGCTCACCTTCATCTTGCACCTTCTTTTAGGTTTTGCATTTCTACACTGCTGTTCCTCAGTTTGAGACACTTTAGAAGTAAATACATAATTTgtgctgttctttttctttcaacaAGTACAGCAAATTTTAATAtatgtttgcttttaaaaatctctgGATATTACATCTATAAATAATCAAACATATTAATATTAAGTCCAAATTAAAAACACTGGtattaaaatgctttaaaattcaattttaatGTGTTGCATTTAAATTAGTATTAAATGCTGTTTCTCCCAGTACCATCTTGGCCTGCAGATAGATGCATCTCTGTGAGTTTATTTAGCTAAACTTGAGGGTTTATAGTAGAAATATTCAGGCTGAAGCATTACAATAGTTCACAGAAGTGAACTATTAGGAATTGCTAAATTTTTATCTCAGTTTtgcatttttggttttgggttttttttaatttagtatGGGTCAGTACTTTAGATGTAAGCCTTTGAGAGTCTGACAGCTACAAAATtgcttattttttccctttatttttctttctcatttgtAGTAAGAGTCTTTCCTATGGGTTTATTTTAATTGGCAGTAACAAAGATATTAATTAAACAAtctaaaaaccaaaccagcccaAAGCCTACTACATCTAGGTAGTGAATAGGAGAACCAGCCCATTGTGAATGTG from Agelaius phoeniceus isolate bAgePho1 chromosome 1, bAgePho1.hap1, whole genome shotgun sequence includes these protein-coding regions:
- the MAP3K8 gene encoding mitogen-activated protein kinase kinase kinase 8, with the translated sequence MVLSDVIRLNTRSDFAKWTVMEYMSTGSDSKEEIDLLLADLNMSEVIAIMENHYPGEDIAVYEDSLITMCEEANQNDERAESLLFCEGEVSLMSSVKYGTVEDLLAFANQVSNTAKQFKGCRQQESGILLNMITPKNGRYQIDSDVLLFPWKLTYRNIGSDFIPRGAFGKVYLAQDRETKKRMACKLVPVEQFKPSDVEIQACFRHENIAELYGAILWDETIHLFMEAGEGGSVMEKLESCGPMREFEIIWVTKHILKGLDFLHSKRIIHHDIKPSNIVFMSTKAVLVDFGLSVQMTEDIYYPKDLRGTEIYMSPEVILCRGHTTKADIYSMGATIIHMQTGIPPWVNRYPRSAYPSYLYIIHKQAPPLEDIAEDCSTSMRELLEAALDRNPNHRLSAADLLKHEALHPPPEEQPRCQSLDSALFERKRLLARKDLQLPENITDSSLCNGSMEESDLLKRQRSLYIDLGALAGYFNIVRGPPALEYD